A genomic region of Jeotgalibaca ciconiae contains the following coding sequences:
- the secA gene encoding preprotein translocase subunit SecA — protein MANFLKRLFENDKAELKSLEKTADKVIALADTTAALSDEELTAKTIEFKERYQKGETLDSLLVETFAVVREAAKRVLGLYPYKVQLMGGITLHKGNIAEMKTGEGKTLTATLPVYLNALSGEGVHVVTVNEYLASRDAVEMGELYRFLGLTVGLNIAGKSSEEKREAYNCDITYSTNNELGFDYLRDNMVVYRNQMVQRPLSFAVVDEVDSILIDEARTPLIISGQAEKSTALYNRTDFFVKGLAEDEDYTIDLTSKSIALTDQGIEKAEKTFHVSNLYDVDNTKLVHHLDQALRANYIMIHDVDYVVNEGKVQIVDQFTGRIMEGRRYSDGLHQAIEAKENVEIQNESRTMATITFQNYFRMYKKLSGMTGTAKTEEEEFREIYNMEVIAIPTNEPVIRIDNADLLYPGLKSKFKAVTADIKERHEKGQPILVGTVAIETSELLSRLLTKEGIPHQVLNAKNHFKEAEIVMNAGQRGAVTIATNMAGRGTDIKLGPGVKEAGGLAVIGTERHESRRIDNQLRGRSGRQGDPGETQFYLSLEDDLMRRFGSERIQQVWSRLNVDEEDDMAIQSKMLSRQVESAQKRVEGNNYDTRKNVLEYDEVMREQREIMYGQRLDVIMETESLNNVTTSMIKRTIERLVDNHTKGEKENWDLKAIRDFAANVLVHPDTISVSELESKTAEEIKTDLIDRAKAVYSEKEKQLSKEQMLEFQKVVILRVVDTKWTEHISDMEELRQGIGLRSYAQNNPLTEYQTEGYNRFQEMIASVDYDVTRIVMKSEVRQNLQRESVGGGSSIRPTREGEAGSADRIEQVKRAQMAAMQMRQMMIAQQQKAAGKQQEAAVPTADPAAKEVIQEEEKETTSQIPATSTKVGRNEPCPCGSGKKFKNCHGKNL, from the coding sequence ATGGCCAATTTTTTGAAACGTCTTTTCGAAAATGACAAAGCAGAATTGAAAAGCTTAGAGAAAACTGCAGATAAAGTCATCGCTTTGGCTGATACAACAGCAGCTTTAAGCGACGAAGAATTAACTGCAAAAACAATTGAATTTAAAGAACGCTATCAAAAGGGAGAAACCTTAGATAGTTTATTAGTAGAAACATTTGCCGTAGTTCGTGAAGCAGCAAAACGTGTATTAGGTCTATATCCTTATAAAGTGCAATTAATGGGTGGAATCACGCTTCATAAAGGGAACATCGCTGAAATGAAAACCGGTGAAGGTAAAACATTGACAGCTACTTTGCCTGTATACTTAAATGCCCTTTCAGGGGAAGGCGTCCACGTTGTTACAGTGAACGAATACTTGGCAAGCCGTGACGCTGTAGAGATGGGAGAGTTGTATCGCTTCTTAGGACTGACAGTAGGATTGAACATTGCAGGAAAATCATCTGAAGAAAAACGTGAAGCCTACAATTGTGATATTACCTATAGTACAAATAACGAACTTGGCTTTGACTATTTGAGAGATAATATGGTTGTATACCGTAATCAAATGGTGCAACGCCCGCTTAGTTTCGCGGTTGTCGATGAAGTTGACTCCATTTTAATCGACGAAGCAAGAACACCGTTGATTATTTCTGGACAAGCAGAAAAATCAACTGCCCTATATAATCGAACAGACTTCTTTGTTAAAGGATTAGCAGAAGATGAAGATTACACTATCGATTTAACTTCAAAATCCATTGCATTGACAGACCAAGGGATTGAAAAAGCAGAGAAAACGTTTCATGTGAGCAACCTTTACGATGTCGACAATACAAAACTTGTTCATCATTTGGATCAAGCCTTACGTGCAAACTATATTATGATTCATGATGTAGACTATGTAGTGAATGAAGGAAAAGTTCAAATCGTTGATCAATTTACTGGGCGTATCATGGAAGGCCGTCGTTATTCAGATGGGCTACATCAAGCAATTGAAGCCAAAGAAAATGTTGAAATTCAAAACGAATCACGTACAATGGCAACCATTACTTTCCAGAACTACTTCCGTATGTATAAAAAGTTATCTGGTATGACTGGTACAGCAAAAACAGAAGAAGAAGAGTTCCGCGAAATTTATAATATGGAAGTTATTGCAATTCCTACAAATGAACCGGTTATTCGGATTGATAACGCAGACTTATTGTATCCAGGACTGAAGAGTAAATTTAAAGCAGTTACTGCTGATATCAAAGAGCGCCACGAAAAGGGACAACCCATTTTGGTTGGTACTGTGGCAATCGAAACATCAGAATTGCTATCTCGTTTATTAACAAAAGAGGGAATTCCTCATCAAGTATTAAATGCGAAAAATCATTTTAAAGAAGCAGAAATTGTCATGAATGCTGGCCAAAGAGGAGCAGTGACAATTGCTACCAACATGGCTGGTCGTGGTACGGATATCAAACTTGGACCTGGGGTAAAAGAAGCAGGCGGATTGGCAGTTATTGGTACAGAGCGCCATGAATCTCGCCGTATTGATAATCAGCTTCGTGGACGTTCTGGTCGTCAAGGGGATCCAGGTGAAACACAGTTCTACCTATCATTAGAAGATGATTTAATGAGACGTTTTGGATCTGAGCGAATCCAACAAGTTTGGAGTCGTTTGAATGTGGACGAAGAAGATGATATGGCAATTCAAAGTAAAATGCTCTCTCGCCAAGTAGAATCAGCTCAGAAACGAGTAGAAGGAAATAACTACGACACACGTAAAAATGTTTTGGAATATGACGAGGTAATGCGTGAACAACGTGAAATTATGTATGGACAACGTTTGGATGTGATTATGGAGACAGAGTCGCTAAACAACGTTACAACCAGCATGATTAAACGCACGATTGAACGTCTCGTTGATAATCATACAAAAGGTGAAAAAGAAAATTGGGATTTAAAAGCAATCCGTGATTTTGCAGCCAATGTATTGGTTCATCCTGACACAATCAGCGTTTCCGAACTGGAAAGTAAAACTGCAGAAGAAATTAAAACAGATTTAATTGATCGTGCAAAAGCCGTTTATTCAGAAAAAGAGAAACAACTAAGCAAAGAACAAATGCTTGAATTCCAAAAAGTTGTGATTTTACGTGTAGTTGATACAAAATGGACGGAACATATTAGTGATATGGAAGAGCTTCGCCAAGGAATTGGTCTTCGTTCTTACGCACAAAACAATCCGCTAACTGAATACCAGACAGAAGGCTATAATCGTTTCCAAGAAATGATTGCATCTGTTGACTATGATGTAACAAGAATTGTTATGAAATCTGAAGTACGCCAAAACTTACAACGTGAGTCGGTGGGTGGCGGTTCTTCTATTCGCCCAACTCGCGAAGGAGAAGCAGGTTCAGCCGATAGAATTGAACAAGTAAAACGAGCACAAATGGCTGCAATGCAAATGCGCCAAATGATGATCGCTCAACAACAAAAAGCTGCAGGAAAGCAACAAGAAGCTGCTGTACCGACAGCGGATCCAGCGGCAAAAGAAGTAATCCAAGAAGAAGAGAAAGAAACAACATCACAAATTCCAGCGACAAGCACGAAAGTTGGACGTAATGAGCCATGTCCATGTGGGAGCGGTAAAAAGTTCAAGAATTGTCATGGAAAAAATCTTTAA
- the prfB gene encoding peptide chain release factor 2 (programmed frameshift) — MELSEIKAFLEESKQKITSFRGSLDLEALEADIAEYEDRMVDPSFWNDSDKAQEVINEANQLKSVYNTFNKLSEMQEDLEVMYELVKEEAESDFEEELNEKIEEYKQVLSEYELTMLLSEPHDKNNAILEIHPGAGGTESQDWGSILLRMYMRWADDKGFAVETLDYQAGDEAGIKSVTLLIKGLNAYGYLRSERGVHRLVRISPFDSAGRRHTSFCSIDVMPEIAADNNEIEVDPDDLRIDTYRASGAGGQHINKTSSAIRITHIPTGIVVQSQSQRSQFQNRDTAMGMLKAKLFQRQEEEREKELAAIRGEQKEIGWGSQIRSYVFHPYSMVKDHRTNYETGNTQAVVDGDLDGFIDAYLKMNIDSKE; from the exons ATGGAATTGAGTGAAATCAAAGCCTTTCTAGAAGAATCGAAACAAAAAATAACAAGCTTTAGGGGGTCTCTT GACTTAGAGGCATTAGAAGCAGATATTGCTGAATATGAAGACCGAATGGTTGATCCATCTTTTTGGAATGATTCTGACAAAGCACAAGAAGTGATTAATGAAGCAAATCAATTAAAAAGTGTATATAATACGTTCAACAAACTCTCTGAGATGCAAGAGGATTTAGAAGTGATGTATGAGCTTGTAAAAGAAGAAGCTGAATCAGATTTTGAAGAAGAATTGAATGAAAAAATAGAGGAATATAAGCAAGTATTATCTGAGTATGAACTAACGATGTTGCTAAGTGAGCCACATGATAAGAATAATGCTATTCTTGAAATCCACCCTGGAGCAGGGGGAACCGAGTCACAAGATTGGGGAAGCATTTTATTACGAATGTATATGCGTTGGGCAGATGATAAAGGTTTTGCTGTAGAAACACTTGATTATCAAGCGGGTGATGAAGCAGGCATCAAGAGCGTCACACTCTTGATAAAAGGATTAAATGCTTATGGTTACTTACGCTCAGAGCGGGGAGTTCACCGTTTGGTGCGAATTTCTCCTTTTGATTCTGCGGGAAGAAGACATACGTCTTTCTGTTCGATTGATGTTATGCCTGAAATTGCTGCAGATAATAATGAAATTGAAGTAGATCCAGATGACTTGCGTATTGATACTTACCGCGCAAGCGGCGCTGGAGGACAGCATATTAACAAGACATCTTCAGCCATTCGAATCACTCATATTCCAACTGGAATCGTTGTTCAAAGTCAATCTCAACGTTCACAGTTCCAAAATAGAGATACTGCAATGGGGATGCTGAAAGCAAAACTCTTCCAACGTCAAGAGGAAGAACGAGAGAAAGAATTAGCTGCTATTCGTGGAGAACAAAAAGAGATTGGGTGGGGTTCCCAAATCAGATCCTATGTTTTCCATCCATATTCGATGGTAAAAGATCATCGAACAAATTATGAAACTGGCAACACCCAGGCGGTTGTTGACGGTGATCTGGACGGATTCATTGACGCATACTTAAAAATGAATATTGATTCAAAAGAATAA
- the ftsE gene encoding cell division ATP-binding protein FtsE — MIEMLNVSKKYPNGITAVNDLSVKIEQGEFVYIVGPSGAGKSTFIKMMYREAKATSGSVKIGKFDVTKLKERDIPLLRRFVGVVFQDFKLLPKLTVYENIAYAMEVIEKTPKQIEKRVFEVLDLVSLKHKARMFPNELSGGEQQRIAIARAIVNTPGILIADEPTGNLDPDTSMEIMNILEEINNQGTTILMATHNSQIVNDIKHRVLAIENGRIVRDQQEGEYGYEI; from the coding sequence ATGATTGAAATGCTGAATGTCTCTAAGAAATATCCGAATGGCATTACGGCTGTTAATGATTTAAGTGTAAAGATTGAGCAAGGTGAATTTGTGTATATTGTGGGTCCAAGTGGAGCAGGAAAGTCAACCTTTATTAAAATGATGTATCGTGAAGCAAAAGCAACGTCAGGATCAGTAAAAATTGGAAAATTTGATGTAACAAAATTAAAAGAACGAGATATTCCATTATTGCGTCGTTTTGTCGGAGTGGTCTTTCAAGATTTTAAGTTACTTCCCAAATTAACGGTTTACGAAAATATTGCTTATGCAATGGAAGTAATTGAAAAAACACCGAAGCAAATTGAAAAACGTGTTTTTGAAGTATTGGACTTAGTAAGTTTGAAACACAAAGCACGCATGTTTCCAAATGAATTATCAGGTGGAGAGCAACAAAGAATTGCAATTGCACGTGCAATTGTGAACACACCAGGAATCCTGATTGCGGATGAGCCAACAGGAAACCTTGACCCAGATACTTCAATGGAGATCATGAATATTTTAGAAGAAATTAATAACCAAGGAACGACTATTCTAATGGCGACTCATAACAGCCAAATCGTAAATGACATTAAACATCGTGTCCTTGCGATCGAAAATGGTAGAATTGTTCGTGACCAACAGGAAGGAGAATACGGATATGAAATTTAG
- the ftsX gene encoding permease-like cell division protein FtsX, with protein sequence MKFRTMSRHIRDASKSLVRNGWMTLAAISAVTMTLLLVGSFIAILFNVNKLASDIENDVSVRVFIDLGAEEADRETLRNELEKIPNVESLTYSTRDEELDKLIGSYGEEFNLFGGDDNPLHDVFILSAELPEQTGKVAETAGELNYVAKVEYGGTTAEKLFDTISTMRTIGIVIIVGLLLIAVFLISNTIRITIFSRSTEIEIMRLVGAKNSYIRWPFLIEGSFIGLIGSLIPTGILIFLYRFLYEIGTEYLVGSNFALLPANPFVYYIGLGLIGVGVFLGSIGSVLSMSRFLKV encoded by the coding sequence ATGAAATTTAGAACGATGAGTAGGCATATCCGTGATGCAAGTAAAAGTCTTGTCCGTAATGGTTGGATGACACTTGCTGCGATCAGTGCAGTTACGATGACATTACTACTTGTTGGCTCTTTTATTGCGATTTTGTTTAATGTTAATAAACTAGCAAGTGATATTGAAAATGATGTAAGTGTACGTGTCTTTATTGATTTAGGAGCAGAAGAAGCAGACAGAGAAACCCTTCGAAATGAGCTAGAAAAAATACCAAACGTTGAGTCCTTGACTTACTCCACTCGTGATGAAGAATTAGATAAACTGATTGGAAGTTACGGGGAAGAGTTTAACTTGTTTGGTGGCGATGATAATCCATTGCATGATGTATTTATTTTGAGTGCGGAACTTCCAGAACAAACGGGTAAAGTAGCTGAGACTGCAGGAGAATTAAACTATGTAGCGAAAGTTGAATATGGTGGTACAACGGCAGAGAAGCTCTTTGATACCATCTCAACAATGAGAACAATTGGAATTGTGATTATTGTAGGATTATTGTTGATTGCAGTCTTCCTTATTTCAAATACGATTCGAATTACTATTTTCTCTCGCAGCACGGAGATTGAAATCATGCGTTTAGTAGGTGCGAAAAACAGTTATATCCGCTGGCCATTCTTGATTGAAGGCTCTTTTATTGGATTAATTGGATCGCTGATACCGACGGGCATTCTTATCTTCCTTTATCGTTTCCTATATGAGATTGGAACAGAGTATTTGGTTGGCTCGAACTTTGCATTACTACCAGCGAATCCATTTGTCTATTATATTGGATTAGGATTAATTGGAGTAGGCGTGTTCTTAGGATCAATTGGCTCTGTATTATCTATGTCTCGATTCTTAAAAGTTTAA
- a CDS encoding response regulator transcription factor, with translation MKKVLIVDDEQSILILLAYNLEKEGYEVTQASDGREGYELALNQSFDFIILDLMLPSMDGMDICKSLRREKIDTPILMLTAKDDELEKIIGLELGADDYMTKPFSPREVIARMKAILRRTKKEDRSSTNGDIEKGAEVTVAAPIVEEKVVIGEVVIFPELYEVHVKGISIDITPKEFELLLYMAQRANRILSREQLLNAIWNFDYAGETRIVDVHISHLREKIEEDTKNPQYIKTVRGFGYKFEEPK, from the coding sequence ATGAAAAAAGTATTGATCGTCGATGATGAGCAGTCAATTTTAATTTTACTTGCTTATAATCTAGAAAAAGAAGGATACGAAGTAACACAAGCATCCGATGGAAGAGAAGGGTACGAACTAGCCTTAAATCAATCTTTTGATTTTATCATCTTAGATCTTATGTTGCCCTCAATGGACGGGATGGATATATGCAAAAGTCTTCGAAGAGAAAAGATAGATACGCCAATCTTAATGCTGACGGCGAAAGATGACGAGCTTGAAAAAATAATCGGCCTCGAATTAGGCGCGGACGATTACATGACAAAGCCGTTTAGTCCGCGTGAGGTAATTGCGCGCATGAAGGCAATTTTACGTCGTACTAAAAAAGAAGATCGCTCCAGTACAAATGGGGATATTGAAAAAGGTGCCGAAGTTACAGTAGCAGCTCCAATCGTAGAAGAAAAAGTTGTTATTGGAGAAGTGGTTATTTTTCCGGAATTATATGAGGTGCATGTAAAGGGCATTTCTATCGATATCACACCAAAAGAATTTGAATTATTATTATATATGGCACAACGGGCTAATCGGATTTTAAGCAGAGAACAATTATTGAATGCTATTTGGAATTTTGATTATGCTGGCGAAACAAGAATTGTCGATGTACATATCAGTCACTTGCGCGAAAAAATTGAAGAAGATACAAAAAATCCTCAATACATTAAAACGGTTAGAGGATTCGGTTATAAATTCGAGGAGCCAAAATAA
- the pnpS gene encoding two-component system histidine kinase PnpS: MRKFTNQFLALFIGLFLLLSMGVVFYTNHVVRTTTTDSILRDVEKRATNIASLLDEWILQNTGNVQTAIEDFPSMSFLLDKKDSIAFFSKEGAQLYPSNAEMSSGKEILNVLEGESIGVSGIVTGQAGKREYRVAVPLYNGKGEFLGIARLTHQLDELDSLESQLTQSVFVFSFVSIVLASFIALHLTNRVSRPLKQIETVINRISEGDYSEYYMGVDYPEIMELGNTVNKLADSLEEKNNTILQSNDRLSALLDRLIIGVVLLDSERRIEMMNPAVYQILGIDENLLAHSFLEMSKSYGLVQIIQETYQQKTNKNEEIHIYHPKERILDVNTMIIPDIRGNQMIVLLYDITEIRRLEKVRTDFVTNASHELRTPVTALKGFSEVLLDGALDNPQLLRQFLEIMYKESRRLEILVNDILDLSRAEQRQVPMKIEKIILNDAVKACFQVIKPQADEKGLKLRLLSNHPTPVVLEGDQSRLEQVLNNLIYNAVNYTDKGGKISVLLEETNEEVIFHVADTGIGIPEENLGRIFERFYRVDKGRSRNSGGTGLGLSIVRYLVQNMNGSISVKSTLGLGSTFTVRLPKSL; this comes from the coding sequence ATGCGCAAATTTACAAATCAATTTTTAGCTCTTTTCATTGGGCTGTTCCTACTCCTATCAATGGGAGTAGTTTTTTATACGAATCATGTCGTTCGCACAACTACCACAGACTCGATTTTAAGAGATGTAGAGAAGCGGGCAACCAATATTGCCTCTCTGTTAGATGAGTGGATTTTACAAAACACTGGAAATGTTCAAACGGCTATTGAGGATTTTCCGAGTATGTCTTTTTTATTGGATAAAAAAGATTCCATTGCCTTTTTTTCAAAAGAAGGAGCTCAACTTTATCCCAGCAATGCTGAAATGTCTTCTGGTAAAGAAATTCTCAATGTTTTAGAAGGTGAGAGCATAGGAGTAAGTGGGATTGTAACAGGTCAAGCTGGAAAACGCGAGTACCGAGTTGCGGTTCCTCTTTACAATGGGAAAGGAGAATTTCTTGGGATTGCTCGTTTGACTCATCAGCTGGATGAATTAGATTCATTAGAGTCCCAATTAACCCAATCTGTTTTTGTTTTTAGTTTTGTATCGATTGTTTTAGCGAGTTTTATTGCCTTACATTTAACGAATCGTGTTTCTCGTCCTTTAAAACAAATTGAAACAGTTATTAATCGAATTTCTGAAGGAGATTATAGCGAATATTACATGGGTGTGGATTACCCAGAAATTATGGAACTTGGTAATACAGTTAATAAGCTAGCAGATAGTCTTGAAGAGAAAAACAATACAATACTACAATCGAATGATCGCTTAAGTGCGCTACTTGATCGCTTAATTATAGGTGTTGTATTGTTAGATAGCGAACGGCGAATCGAAATGATGAATCCGGCTGTTTATCAGATTCTTGGAATTGATGAAAATTTATTAGCACATTCGTTTTTAGAAATGTCGAAAAGTTATGGTCTTGTCCAAATTATTCAAGAAACCTACCAACAAAAAACCAATAAAAATGAAGAAATACATATCTATCATCCGAAAGAACGGATATTAGATGTCAATACGATGATTATACCCGATATAAGAGGAAATCAAATGATTGTTCTTTTATATGATATAACCGAAATCCGCCGTCTGGAAAAAGTGCGAACCGACTTTGTAACGAATGCATCTCATGAATTGCGGACACCCGTCACTGCATTAAAAGGTTTCTCAGAAGTTCTCTTGGATGGTGCGTTAGATAATCCACAGCTATTAAGGCAATTTTTGGAAATTATGTATAAAGAATCAAGACGCCTAGAAATCTTAGTCAATGATATCTTAGATTTATCACGTGCAGAACAAAGACAAGTACCCATGAAAATAGAAAAAATTATCTTAAATGATGCTGTAAAAGCCTGTTTCCAAGTGATTAAACCGCAGGCAGATGAAAAAGGATTGAAGTTACGGCTCTTATCAAATCATCCAACACCCGTTGTCCTTGAAGGAGATCAAAGTCGTCTGGAACAGGTATTGAACAATCTTATTTATAATGCTGTAAATTACACTGATAAAGGCGGAAAAATCTCAGTACTGTTAGAGGAAACGAATGAGGAAGTCATTTTTCATGTCGCTGATACTGGTATCGGAATACCGGAAGAGAACTTAGGAAGAATCTTTGAACGGTTTTATCGTGTGGATAAAGGAAGAAGTAGAAATTCCGGGGGAACAGGATTAGGATTGTCCATCGTACGTTATCTTGTCCAAAACATGAACGGGTCTATTAGCGTAAAAAGTACACTAGGTCTGGGGAGTACGTTTACAGTACGTTTGCCGAAAAGCTTATAA
- a CDS encoding substrate-binding domain-containing protein, with the protein MQLKSLSKLVLSIGAVGVLAACDPAATGGDETGTGAVSGTINVVSREDGSGTRGAFTEITGVLEDDVDNTYVEAVIQNGTEGVISTVSQDTNGIGYISLGSLNDNVKGVAIDGVEPTAETVQNGSFPIARNFNIAWSGDLEAVAQDFVDFILSEEGQTIALGEGYVESVSDAPAYEGDGTQSGTIAVVGSTSVTPLMEVLSEEYRALNPDVQIDITSNGSSAGMTSAIDGTADIGMASRELKDEENAELNSEAIAIDGIAVVVNKGNGIEGLTLEQVKQIFTGEITEWEDVQ; encoded by the coding sequence ATGCAATTAAAAAGTCTATCTAAATTAGTTCTTTCAATAGGAGCTGTAGGAGTTCTAGCAGCTTGTGATCCAGCAGCAACTGGCGGAGATGAAACAGGAACAGGAGCAGTTTCTGGAACAATTAATGTTGTTTCCCGTGAAGATGGATCAGGGACAAGAGGAGCATTCACTGAGATTACAGGTGTTTTAGAAGATGATGTCGATAATACCTATGTAGAAGCAGTTATCCAAAATGGTACTGAAGGTGTTATTTCAACTGTATCCCAAGACACAAATGGAATTGGTTATATTTCATTAGGTTCTTTAAATGATAATGTAAAAGGTGTTGCAATTGATGGAGTTGAGCCAACAGCTGAAACCGTACAAAATGGTTCATTCCCGATTGCACGTAACTTTAATATTGCTTGGAGCGGTGATTTAGAAGCAGTAGCTCAAGACTTTGTTGATTTTATCTTATCTGAAGAAGGACAAACCATTGCTTTAGGAGAAGGATATGTTGAATCTGTTTCTGACGCTCCAGCGTACGAAGGAGATGGAACGCAATCAGGAACCATTGCAGTAGTTGGTTCAACATCTGTGACACCATTAATGGAGGTTCTATCTGAAGAATATCGTGCACTAAACCCGGATGTACAAATTGATATTACATCAAATGGATCTTCTGCAGGTATGACATCCGCAATCGATGGTACTGCTGATATTGGCATGGCTTCGCGTGAATTAAAAGATGAAGAAAATGCTGAATTAAATTCTGAAGCCATTGCGATTGATGGAATTGCTGTAGTAGTTAATAAGGGCAATGGCATTGAAGGTCTCACTTTAGAGCAAGTAAAGCAAATCTTTACTGGAGAAATAACTGAGTGGGAAGACGTACAATAA
- the pstC gene encoding phosphate ABC transporter permease subunit PstC, giving the protein MKKKYFWESFMKWLFFASALVSVISIVVIFYFIFEGGVPFMVRYGISDFLFGTKWTPSNANPEYGILPMIIGSLVITFGAILIGVPTGVFTSIFMAKFCPPKLYKFFKPAVNMMAAIPSIVYGFFALRLIVPFMRGLVGGTGMNILTASILLGIMILPTIIGLSESSLRAVPASYYEGSIALGATHERSVVRVMVPAAKSGIVSAVILGIGRAIGETMAVILVAGNQPRIPSSVTQGVRTMTTNIVLEMAYAAGEHREALIATSVVLFIFIIIINAAFSIVKRKGI; this is encoded by the coding sequence ATGAAAAAGAAATATTTTTGGGAGAGCTTTATGAAGTGGTTATTCTTTGCTTCAGCGCTTGTCTCGGTTATTTCTATTGTTGTTATTTTTTATTTTATCTTTGAAGGCGGAGTACCATTTATGGTACGCTACGGCATCTCTGATTTTCTATTTGGAACAAAATGGACTCCATCGAATGCAAATCCAGAATACGGCATTTTACCAATGATTATTGGGTCGTTAGTGATTACATTTGGAGCGATCCTCATTGGAGTTCCGACTGGCGTTTTTACTTCGATTTTTATGGCAAAATTTTGTCCGCCAAAATTATACAAATTTTTCAAGCCGGCAGTAAACATGATGGCAGCTATTCCATCCATTGTGTATGGTTTTTTTGCTTTGCGACTAATTGTTCCTTTTATGAGAGGGTTAGTAGGCGGGACGGGAATGAATATTCTTACTGCTTCTATTCTGTTGGGAATCATGATTTTACCAACCATTATTGGTCTTTCTGAGTCTTCTTTGAGAGCTGTTCCAGCTAGTTATTATGAAGGAAGTATTGCATTAGGGGCTACTCACGAACGTTCTGTCGTCCGAGTTATGGTACCCGCTGCTAAATCAGGAATTGTATCTGCAGTTATTCTAGGCATTGGACGTGCAATTGGTGAAACGATGGCGGTTATTCTTGTTGCAGGGAATCAACCACGAATCCCGTCAAGCGTTACGCAAGGGGTTCGTACTATGACAACAAATATCGTTTTAGAGATGGCATATGCAGCTGGCGAACATCGTGAAGCACTGATTGCTACTTCTGTAGTATTGTTTATTTTTATCATCATCATCAATGCAGCATTCTCTATTGTGAAAAGGAAGGGGATTTAG
- the pstA gene encoding phosphate ABC transporter permease PstA — translation MESKIIKFLVYFFSFLTFGSLFYVIGFILINGISSLSPEMFAWKYTTDNVSMMPSILTTFVVVFLALVIAAPIGVFTAFYLVEYADKNNKFVNVIRIATDTLSGIPSIVYGLFGMLFFVIFLGFKYSLVSGILTSVIMVLPVIIRSTEEALLAVRNSLREGSFALGAGKLRTIFKVVLPVAMPGILSGIILAVGRIVGETAALMYTLGTSVNVPDNLFQSSRTLALHMYILASEGIHVKESYATGVVLIVIVLIINGMSTWLSNRLTKGAK, via the coding sequence ATGGAATCGAAAATCATTAAATTTTTAGTATACTTCTTTTCATTCCTGACATTTGGATCTCTTTTCTATGTGATTGGTTTTATTTTGATAAATGGAATCAGCAGCCTTTCACCGGAAATGTTTGCATGGAAATATACAACAGACAACGTATCAATGATGCCGTCAATCTTAACCACATTTGTAGTGGTTTTTCTTGCATTAGTGATAGCTGCACCAATTGGAGTCTTTACAGCATTTTATTTAGTAGAATATGCTGATAAAAACAATAAATTTGTAAATGTCATTAGAATTGCGACAGATACACTGTCGGGCATTCCCTCTATTGTATATGGTCTCTTCGGTATGTTATTTTTCGTTATCTTTTTAGGATTTAAATACTCGCTTGTTTCCGGTATCCTTACATCGGTTATAATGGTATTGCCTGTAATTATCCGTTCTACAGAAGAAGCTTTGCTTGCAGTGCGTAATTCGTTGCGTGAAGGAAGTTTTGCTTTAGGAGCTGGAAAGTTACGAACCATATTTAAAGTTGTACTGCCTGTTGCGATGCCAGGTATTTTATCAGGCATTATCTTGGCAGTAGGTAGAATTGTTGGTGAAACAGCAGCGCTTATGTATACTTTAGGAACGTCTGTAAACGTACCCGACAATTTATTCCAATCAAGCCGTACACTTGCTTTACATATGTATATTTTAGCGAGTGAAGGAATCCATGTAAAAGAATCCTATGCAACGGGAGTAGTTCTGATTGTCATTGTATTAATTATAAATGGCATGTCTACTTGGCTCAGCAATCGATTAACAAAGGGAGCGAAATAA